In Amaranthus tricolor cultivar Red isolate AtriRed21 chromosome 3, ASM2621246v1, whole genome shotgun sequence, a single window of DNA contains:
- the LOC130809093 gene encoding protein LYK2, whose translation MANLITKLFFLNVLFFVFAPLLAHNNKLISCEYKGSIQSLNYECNPILSENQCDTFIVLHTNPYYSSLFNLSYYLGLNPFTIAHINGFSPETEYLSYNQPLLIPINCKCDHKTRVFEAELMKTIAKGDTFHGIAESFEGLTSCKAIQDKNHGVQPWNLVEKVKISVPFRCACPTSSEISSGIRLLVSYTITSGESLSFIANQFNTTIQAIINANKRLGGSDLLSILIPQSEKPLVGSLAKPKEPNLGFPSVKASNNSKKKKKKRKMIKLGVSIGVVSFVLVCSIVGFVVFFVIHRKDKQKPKCLSSKMVDTELQQLSLSIRTTSEKKVSFEGSQSTLDGHGEAITPRSTNTKIMLETYTIDELRKATEDFNGHNLIEGNVYLGRIKGKDLAIKSTTLDFMSKVDLTLFQDVVHNHPNIMRVLGTCFEEGKNSYLVIEYAKNGSLKDWIHGGLAMKSHFIASCSCFLTWRQRLRICLDVALALQYMHHIMHPIYVHCNIKSKNIFLDEEFSAKVGKFGMAKCVEDDTQDIEFSSRNPASWNKGYLAPEYINQGVVSPSIDIYAYGVILLEILSKETPIIVSSKGENLMLSEKVKSILESENVDELKSWIDGDLGDNYSFDGAIALATLARACIDEDPSSRPSAGEIVEKLSRLIEESPEGEGTLLINESSSKPLVQAFVTNSSNSDFEKVLDLNYASMYNC comes from the coding sequence ATGGCAAATCTGATCACCAAACTATTCTTCCTTAATGTTTTGTTCTTTGTATTTGCTCCTTTACTTGCCCATAACAACAAACTAATTAGCTGTGAATACAAAGGTTCAATCCAATCCTTAAACTATGAATGTAACCCAATTCTATCAGAAAATCAGTGTGATACTTTTATAGTTCTTCACACTAATCCTTACTATTCTTCCCTATTCAATCTTAGCTACTATTTGGGCTTAAATCCCTTTACAATTGCTCATATTAATGGGTTTTCTCCTGAGACTGAATACTTATCTTACAACCAGCCTCTTTTGATCCCTATTAACTGCAAATGTGATCACAAAACCCGAGTTTTCGAAGCTGAGTTGATGAAAACTATAGCAAAAGGTGACACTTTTCATGGGATCGCTGAGTCTTTTGAAGGCTTAACTAGTTGTAAAGCTATTCAAGACAAAAATCATGGTGTACAACCATGGAATCTTGTAGAGAAAGTAAAGATTTCGGTTCCTTTTCGATGTGCTTGTCCTACAAGTTCTGAGATCAGTTCAGGAATCAGATTGCTAGTTTCTTATACTATAACTTCAGGGGAATCTCTGTCTTTTATAGCCAATCAATTCAATACAACAATACAAGCAATAATCAATGCAAATAAGAGATTGGGTGGAAGTGATTTATTGTCTATATTGATTCCTCAAAGTGAAAAGCCTCTTGTAGGATCACTTGCCAAACCAAAAGAGCCTAATTTAGGATTTCCTAGTGTAAAAGCTTCTAACAAttctaaaaagaagaaaaagaagaggaaaatgATCAAATTAGGTGTTAGTATTGGTGTTGTTAGCTTTGTATTAGTTTGTAGCATTGTGggttttgttgtattttttgtCATTCATAGGAAGGACAAACAAAAGCCCAAATGTTTGTCGTCGAAAATGGTGGATACAGAGTTACAACAATTGAGTTTAAGCATAAGAACAACAAGTGAAAAGAAAGTTTCTTTTGAGGGATCACAAAGTACATTAGATGGTCATGGAGAAGCTATTACACCAAGAAGTACTAATACTAAGATTATGCTAGAGACTTATACTATTGACGAGCTAAGGAAAGCGACTGAAGATTTTAATGGCCACAATCTCATTGAAGGAAACGTTTATCTTGGTCGTATCAAAGGTAAAGATTTGGCTATAAAGTCTACAACTTTAGATTTTATGTCAAAAGTTGATTTAACCCTTTTTCAAGATGTTGTTCATAATCATCCTAACATTATGAGGGTGTTAGGGACATGTTTTGAGGAGGGGAAAAATTCATATTTGGTGATTGAGTATGCTAAAAATGGATCATTAAAGGATTGGATTCATGGTGGTTTAGCCATGAAAAGTCATTTTATAGCATCTTGTTCTTGCTTTCTTACTTGGAGACAAAGGCTTAGGATTTGCTTAGATGTTGCATTGGCATTGCAATATATGCATCATATAATGCACCCAATCTATGTCCATTGTAACATAAAGAGCAAAAATATTTTCCTAGATGAAGAATTTAGCGCGAAAGTTGGGAAATTTGGCATGGCAAAATGTGTCGAAGATGATACACAAGACATCGAATTCTCCTCGAGAAACCCTGCATCATGGAACAAAGGGTACTTAGCACCCGAATACATCAATCAAGGTGTAGTTTCTCCTAGCATTGATATATATGCTTATGGGGTTatcttattagaaattttatCCAAGGAAACTCCAATAATTGTTTCTAGCAAGGGAGAAAATTTGATGCTTTCGGAGAAAGTCAAGTCCATACTCGAGTCTGAAAATGTTGATGAGTTAAAGAGTTGGATTGATGGGGACTTAGGAGACAATTACTCGTTTGATGGGGCGATTGCCTTAGCGACTCTTGCTAGGGCATGTATTGACGAGGATCCATCGAGTAGGCCGAGTGCTGGAGAAATAGTCGAGAAGTTGTCAAGGCTAATTGAAGAGTCACCTGAAGGAGAAGGAACATTGTTGATCAATGAAAGTTCATCCAAGCCTTTGGTTCAGGCATTTGTAACAAATAGTAGTAATAGTGATTTTGAAAAAGTATTAGACTTAAACTATGCTTCTATGTATAATTGTTGA